The region GTGATGCTGAATTTCCGAGAGGGAAATGAATCATTACACATGACTGATTGTGATGCAGATGGGACCTGCAAGGTTTAGGATTATTATCATGTCAAGAGTAGCAAAAACATGTATCATGTTTATCATCACCCACTCCATACACCAGTGACACAATTAAAGTGAAAGTACAATTCCTAGTTTCCCCTAGGTGGTGTGTGAGTAAAGTTATTCTAAGAAGGGAATGTggagaatttaaaatccacaagATTCAACTGTTCAAATAAGACCAGCCTACCCCTGATCCTAATCCTGAGCGTTGATCAACAGAGGATGCTCTACTAATTCCTGCAGGAATCTGGGAGCACCTAGACCGACCCTGCTCTGATGATTTTAACACATTCCCTGAATTCCACTTGGTACTAGGTTCCCTGTGTCGGGAAGCACGAGCACGCTGCAAAAAGCCAACccaaatcaaaaacaaagaaatcagtTTGTAATTTGGtttgacaaaaataataataattgtgcgAAACGCTAAGGATATCTGTGGTATTTACCAGTCTTGATGAGGGTAAAAAACACTGCGGGTAAACATAACCACCTTTCTGAAAAAGCAACTCTACCtgtgaaaagcaaaaaaataaataaaataaaaaacacaacaacacattcacaaaccataaacacattaactTATACAGTTGCAGTCTGTAACCACTAAGTGGCACTGTAAGGAAGATTTATTTCCATTAAGTTAGTGAtggcaaaaatgcaaaataagaTCTATTAACCAGGCTTCTTATTGACAGACAATTTAACTTATTAACACAGAAGCTCCTGATCATTGAATATTTCATAACTTCTCTCACCTGGCGGCTCTCTTTCTGGGTCTTTTCTGACTGTTCAACAGTTTCTTGTTTTGCTCCTTCAGAACCTGCACAAATCACAGAAAATAGTATAAACCCTATGATTATCTAATACCAGCCATGTAAAACAATCCAAAACATATCTTCTCATACCTGATTCTTCATCGTCCTCTTCcccattttcctcctcttcttcactgtCAGAGTACAGTACAGCTTTCTCTGTTCCATTCATTTTGTCATGTCCATCAGACTGAAGCAATTTCCTGAGCTTCTGCTCATACAAGGCCCTGGTGGAAGCTAGATGGATAAACAATCCTATTGCAATTAGTTTTAAGACAAAATGGAGTGAaggtactttttaaaaacacttaaaaacatttaatagcatttaaaactgtattaatgATGACAGGATTCCCATTTCTACAATAAAAAGCCAAGTTTAAGACAGTATAAGTGCAACCTCACCGACTATGGGCCCAGCTTTGACTCCGTGCACAAGCAATGCAGCCCTGAGGTCGTCATCAGTCAAACCACTTGGGTCGGGCATTTCTGTATCGTCTggatcttcctcctcctcctcacaaaaacaaaatttgcCCAATTACTGAAAGTTGTTCAAAACAAAGGCTGCAGCTTGAATGTCAGCAGTTTCCAATACGGTGCTCCTCTCAAATCGGTTCAATATCTACCAATTCTGGGAACTGCATTTACCTTGCAGAAGAAACAGATCAGAGTGCCTGCATTTGATAGTGTCTCATCAATACTGGCATACAGGACTGCAATTGCTacaattatttttatcattGAATACTCTGTCAataattttctcaattaatcaattgatcgtttggtctataaaacataaaaacaaaaaaaacattgacaaaTGTCACAGTCTCCTAAAGCctaatgtaacattttttttgttttgagtaaACAACAGCGCAAacccacacatttttaaattccCTAAACTGAGGCAGTAAATAAGCATTCATTTAATTGACTTTCTTAAATTTAGGGGAGGTCCACTGTATAAACTTTATGGCTTCTGGACCTCCCCTGTcatgtctgttttatttctcctatgtcctatattctgttttatatgtgcaaataaaaagaaataaaaaatatctttgcagctctacatCTAAAATGGGTAATgccaaaataaagacaaatactACACGAGAGATTATACTGAAAAAAGCAGCGGCAGTAATTTAGACCATGTCATCTTACAAGTATTTCAGCAAAACCACTGTTTACATGTTTCTACAAAACTGGCAAAGTAGCATATTGAAACTGAACCGGTGGTGCAGTCTTAATGAGAAATAACATTATTCTACAACCATAAAGTATTCTACTGtatacatatctttgtcacaactCCTCTTGAGTGATGCCTTCAGAAATCttccattattttctcaatcaatCATTTACTATCTAAAAACAGTGGAGAAATGCCCATCAAAGTTTTCCAGAGCACATGTTGACATCTTAAAATGGCTTGTTTTGTCTCACCTAGAGTCCAAATCcccaaaatattattatatattatatcaattTACACACTAAGCAACTAAGGATacaactaacagttattttgattatcgattaatctgtctTATTTTCTCGTATAATCAATGTTTGTTTGGTCCATGAATGTCGAGaaaatggtcaaaaatatttagtttattatcaaAAAGGTctaagaaaacaagaaaatattcacttttgagaagctggaatccaAGAATTTGGAAACCATATTCTAAAAACAATGGCTCAAATCAATTGTCAAAATTGTTGTAGGTTAATTTAGTAGTGGGCATCTAATTGATTACTAGTTGTAGCTCTAAAAGCAGCACTTTCTCATCTTTGAGAATCTGGAACCAGAGActgttttgctttctttttttttttaaatgacttgatACAATTCATTTTACTGAAATAGATCGACTGATTAATTGACAAATCGTTTCAGCTCTAAGTGGGCCTAGCATACAAATCTTTCAgcaatttacatattttacactttacCCTGACTGAACAGTAAAGTTAATTTATTAGTGGGGGGGATTACCTAAACAGACTAAACACACTGTTCCCCGTGACATGTTGCAGGAACAACTCCCAGACTTCCAAGTGCTTGTGAAGCTCCTCTTCCTGGCACACATAAATGAACGTGACAGGTGTGACAAGCACATGCACACGACTTTAATGGCAGCCCCTCCAAGCACAGAAACGTCTCTTGTAAATCTATACCAAACTATACAGCTGGTGGCTTAAAGTCGTCAAGGACCACAAGTGCTGCAGCAAGCTGAGAAGGCTGTTTGGTAACTGACCCATATCTCAGCTTCCCAACCCTCCACAGCTGCTTTAAAATCAGTTCAAAAACAATTATCAAATCACAGCAGCACTTgtatcacaaaaaaagaaaagttgatgtCCTTGAATGCATCACTGTTTACAGGTCCTTTATCAGACATCATATTTGCAATAGTGACAACtgatctttatttatttttaggtcATTTCTCAGAAATGTGAAGCAAGTTGAGAAAATGCTCAAATTAGAGTGACTACCAATTAATAATAGGGCACCCAATTTTGTTCGTTGCACGTCGAGATCAAGAGCAACTTAACGCAACATTCTGCAATAGTCAATTAAAAATCCTCTTGTTTAAGACACCAAAAAAAGTGTTGCTGAACTCACTGCCACTTCTTGCACTTGATCCTCCTCGTCGCTGGAGAAATCCGCAGCGTGTTTTTGATCAACGTGTTTCATGTGCAGCTCCACATAAGCTTCCTTCTTGCTCTTGGAGGGTGGCAGCGCAACATTGTGGGCAATTAAATCTGACTTGAGTCGAGATTTGGAGAAGTGAGCAGGATCCTCCACAAACACCGGCATGTCACAAGGCCGAATCGGAAAAAATATGAACAACTAACTTCAGTGCTTAGTCGCTCACTGGAAACACGTCTCTGAAGTCAGATGTAGGCTACCGACAGAGCTGCCCTCTGCCTGAGGTTAGAGAGTCTGACTGAACTGAGAACAGCTGCAACTAACGACTTGACAGACAGCAAGAGGCTCGCTTTAAATACCAGGAGTCACTAACTTAAACATATAACACAGCAAGCTAACCGTGTGTTTAGATAAGTATCGCCTACTAGATTTACATTAGACTGAGACCTATATATTAAATTGTGATGAACTCAAAAAGAAAACcataaacaattaataaaaaaggcaTGTGGCTTTGGTGTTAGCTTTTAATCAGATTTCTAGGTTAAACCCTTGTTATTAAATTTATTTGGAAGTTCAGAGCTGcctcaattaaaaataaatcattttattcaaattgttgttttttaattgttcttgCCTTTGTCTGGCAAACACTGTgctcttttatttaatatgaaactcttcaaatatcttttattgttattgttgtattgtttttatactattttattGCCCTTTGGCCTTCTTGGACAAAAGTTTCAGGTCCACAACTGGTAATTGTGTACATTGCTccactgtttaaaaataaaaatgaaaatgcaattaCAGTCCAATTAAATTATCTCATTTTAATATAAGCCTATCTTATAGCCAGTGTGTTGACCTTTCATAGTAGGAAAAGCCACAGGTGTTATGACATTAATGATCTCTATTATATTCATATATCCCAGTACACCATGACAGAGAGTTAGCATGCACAATATGAGGACCCTGAAACCAAAGCAGCAAAACGTAATTCAGTCATCCATTCATTGTATCATTTAAATTTACTGTAACAAAATGCCTTTGTGTAAAATGGTCACATCTTCATACAGTTGTATTTATATGCAGATCTTTACACCAGTAAAATGATTGTGTACCTTTGACCTTCAGGTTTGAGCCGGCCTTTGGACACTGGTGTTGTGGCGTCTTTGGTGCACATTGCtgcagcatatttacagaaATGATGCATCCAACTAGTGCAGCATGTAGAAGACATGGTAAGTAGTTCCTTTTGCAACACctgtttaaagataaaaaattaaaaaaaaaaaaaaaaacacttgctCAGGTGGTTGTTTAAGCAGGGCGTGCCTACATAATGTGTCATGGAGGATTGCTCTATGTTCCAGCCAGACACCCTAACCAGGCACCTTTTCCAACAAACAGATTTACATGACTATCCTAAAAACTTTGTGGAGTAAAAGCAGTCATTTATCAAGATAACTCAGTAAACCTGCTACGTAACAGGTAACTGCTTCAGCACAACTCCACCCAAACAAATCCAATCAGCATGAAATTAGTGAAATGACCTGGTAGGCTTTGGTCAAAATCAAAACCTGGGTCACAGTTACCTATAGGGGACTTTCTAAAGAAGCACAATTAATTAACCTCAACAACACCCCTACTTTCCAGCAGATATCCTGCTTTAtgtgttacaaataaaaataaatagggggacttttttatataacaaatggttgtctcctctttttctttaagTGAAggcaaaaacaggaaacaaacaaactgaaacgaCTAATAATCCACAATACAGTATTATTCAAAAATCACCTAAAGCCAgtcaacaacacaaaaagatgaaacaaaatTGATCCTGTGAACAATAGGTTATGGCAGATGTTTGTCTTTGctgtaaatctttacaaaaCAGCTCAACTGTATTTAATTAGATGACAACTTTGCTATTTTGCTCTTGCTGCTCCGTGAATATGAAATGACAAGACAGCAGGGGGTTTACAGTACTTTGCATCGCAGTGATATTTGAATTTGAGTTGAACAGACTCGATCACCTGCTGTGCTGTTTACTGTTGTGAACTTGAATTGAACCATTTTTAGATTAGACCATCACACTGTGAAGTgaggaaaacaacatttgttttCAGTGGGGATTTCTGGGGAGCTGACGGTACTGGAATGGGATCCATCAGTTGTGAACATGtatacagttttattattaGATAAAAAATATTAGCCTTCCTGGACGTTTAATCTTATTCTGATAGATTTTACCACTGAGCCTTTTTATATTGGTCCACAATGTTGAACTTGTTGGCAAGCAGCTCTTAGGAATGATTCACAACAGGGAGGTCAGGCAACTGCTGCTCAGTACATTAAATTCACCCAACCAGTATATCACAGCTAAAAttagtgaaatattgtgatGCCCTTTGTTGGTCTTACACATACTGCAAAAGATAGGATCATGGCATTGAACATTAAGGCACTGTCAGAGAGTGTATTTTAAAGGCATACAAAAAGGTTTATGGGCATTTGTGGACATCTTTTATGTCCAGGTGCTGagtcaaaaaaaatgttgtagatACTATACTTTCTGTTTCCCAAGGACTCAAAGTACTGTAAAATGCTCTTTCAAAAAAAATagtatatttattacatttacaaagAATACAACGTTTTGAGCTCAAATTGGCTTTTCATGAGGTACAGATGCCTCTGTTGCAAGTCCTTGGGAAACAGATAATATAAAAAGTCTCAAATCAAAAGCCCTGAGGTGGAGTTAGACTTGACTCTTACTTTGCAGAGAGAATAACTAAGACTTGCTTCAAGAAGTCTGATGCATACTTCCAAGTTCAAAGTTAAGAGATATTCAAGAGTTTTTGGGATCAGAACTCTGAATTCTCCTGGAATGCTTTTGAAAAATCTCTTTGACAGGGAGGGGGTACAAACCACAAGAGGCCACATTTGAAAGGCTTTGAACCAGCATTGTGATGGTTCAGtttgcaaaaatgaaaaataatgatattaaaatatCGAAATTAAATATCCAGCTGTATATactaaattagaaaaaaaaatactcatgTAAAGAAGAGTGggaattaaataaatatccaTTGTTTTGCTTAACAAATGGTACAATTTTGATTGATACAATGCCTTTTAgcactgctacaggtcagtaCATAATCTTTACTTGAATTTGGAGGACAATTCACTTCCATTAATGATAAGCATGATGAATACTGAATGGACAAacattctctctctgtggtcACTGAAGATGGATCACCACGACATGACAACTAAGTTATGGAGAGGCTCATTAAGTGTCCTTAGTTGGAATAGCCAGAGGTAAACAACACATTGCCCCTAGGAATTTTCGTATTTCTTTTAAGGCAATGTAAAATCATCTATTTCACCTCTGAGTATGAAAGTTTTTATTCCTATAGACTAGTTtcatacattataaaataataattttctttAATTATATTTCTCTTGTAACCACTAAAATACTGTCTGGCTAATAGGCAACAACAATATTGTAATACTGGTAACAAGCTCTTGAAGTGTTAAGCCTACTAGAAATAACTATCACTACAGTTAATAATTTTACCCCATTGTTTTGTCAATATGAAAACAGTGTGAATCAGtggcaacaataataataataaatgctaTTAATGGTAGGTTCTATATTTTTTAGAGCTTGATCTTTTTAGAGCTCAATTAGACAGTAATGATGTTATACCACACACACTTTAACTAACACTGGTAGAATCAGACAAGAGTCATTTCCTAAGGTAATGGTgtgcaaacattttaatgtcCTCACAGGGGAGAGATGAGCGATCATTAGTTAAGACTTAAACAATCCTGCACATCCATCATTAGATTAAACACATCTTTCAATTCAGAGTCGTGACTTTCACAGTAAACCTTCCAgtagaaataaaaagctttaagCATGTGCTAAATCACAACTTTCATTAAGACCAcgcaatcatttccaaaaaacaTCCAAGAGAAATACAAATGTTTGCTCTAACTCAGAATATCTGTATTTGCCCCACAACTCCAAAAGTTTGACGCAAGGAAAGATGCATGATGTAGCTGCTGTGGGCCCAAACTTTTGTTGATATCATTACATACGTTTAGATGCtacaaataactaattaaacaaaaacttatattaatattgccaaataatgtttttactttgtttgtaGTCTGCTGCTCATTGAATAGTTTTGGCGGGCATAAACAACATTTGCAAATAATACAGAAATCATTGCAAAAAAGTTTCAAAAGTCATGTAACAGAGGTCCAGAGTTGTCTGTCCACTGTGTATCCAATGGCTTTAAACCCTACATGACATGTTAGAAAGAACTCACATAGGAATAGAAAGCCATAAGACACAGTTGTGGTTTGATTTGGAAGACAATAAGACAAAATCAGTTACTTAGATGCAGAGAGCTTATGCAGTTAGGGTCTGAAAGCTTGGAAACATAAAGAGGAACAAACAGGGGCAAGTTGCAGACAGCATTCAGGATTTAAAACTTACATCCGCATGAATAATTAACCAAAGAAACTGCAAGTATTCATCTGAGGCCCGAGGGAGTAAAATGAAACTATGTTATGAATCTTTATACTGTAGGAATTGTATTTTTCACAACACTGACTCAAATAAATTGACCCCTAGCCAATGCTTGAACCTTACAGCAGTATGCCGCAAGCTATTCAATTCCTCAGGGGGGGTTGAAGAATAATCCTTGATTAAAAATGCAGTAAATCAATGTCTACAGGGAAAAGGTGCAATGTTAATCAAAAGGATTTTGTCACTGAATTCAAAACAGATTGCATAAACTTCTTCTATATTCTGCAAACCCCTTGACTTCCCCAAGCACAAAGAAGATTACTCAGTATGTAAATTCAACTACTGGGCACAGGAAGCCAGCAGTGTTTATTAATGACCAAAATATTTTTGCAGATATGAATTTAGCATTTCCCTGCAGTAGCTCCTGTGCTGCTTGAATCAAAGCCATCATGCTAATGAGTTAAGCATAAGTCATGCACAGAAACACGACCTGAAAGAGGGTTTTACTAGTACGCTTGTTTCATACTCCCATGAccttaaaaatgtcattaataaagAAAAGGCAGCTTGAATTTTTGCAGAATAGTTTCTGTTCTCTGACCTGAAACACCAGACTGTTTAACACAATTTTCAGCACTAAACTGTCAGATGTTTTTTGGACCATTTTCAACCTCTCAGTGAGAGACTCAGCACTCGAGCTATGCAGGCCAAATCTGTTCACCCAGATGTCTGCTCAGAAAACAGTAGCctttataaaaacatgaaaaaatctTGTGGACAGAGAGGAAACGGGCTACTatggaggacagaggaggcaTTTGTTGACATTGTATCAAATGCAACGCTGAGGTATTTGAGGCACAGAGGGGCCAGGTATTTGTCAGTCAGTGTTTCTTGTGCTTTTGCTGTCTCCAACTCAAACAACAAAAGCCCCATTGAGACAGCCTCCTTTTTTATCTGAACAAGCACACAAAGCTTCCTGTACTCGGCTGCAACTCTCCAGTACTGAGAGAACCACTTCTTGTCTAGTCTAGTCTTTTTATGCACCTGTTTCAAGCTGTTCTGGCAGTGCAAGAGTAAAAACACTTTGTTAGATAGTTTTAAATCTTTTCTCATGGCTTTGCCACATTTAACTTTCACATAGTTGCAATATATCCCAACTTAATCATAAAACACCCTAAGTTTATTCTAAAGAGATAGAAACCTAATGAAGTCCAGCTTGATTTTGAGTTGTCATCTTACCTAAACACCAAACACTGACATAATCTCTCATTGGTTTTACCAATGTTGGATATTAAGTTGACTCTCTGAAAGAGAGCATTATGTACTGATTGAGGAAAGGTGTTTACTCAATCAGCCTTTTCCAGGTTTGAAAAAGACCACTGCCACTGAGCTCCAGGGAGCCTGCGCTCATGCATGTCTCAGCATAAATTAGTAAAACCCCTGTGCCAGACTCTGTCCAGACAAGAAGGTGAATCTCAGCCACTGGGAGGATTAGCTTTAATCCCTAAACATCGTACATGGTCCTCTCAGCTGGGAGCCAGTTCAGACAATCGTCAGTAGCCAGATGTTTTTAATGGCTTATTATGATTATGgccatgtttaatgtttttttaataaatgcattCCTCTGTTGTTATGATGGAAGTATGAGCAGTGAGGAAAATGTCTCCAAGAAATTGCAGATATAAAGCTACAGCAATACAGCAAATGAGTAATACCCCacaatttaacatttactggttttaaatataaagataaagataaagggGTGGcgcctgatttttttttaccctttgcATTGATCcctttacatttattaaaaacacaaaagcacctTTCACCAGCAAACAAGACAACCAAAAGACAGTGAAACactgcatacagtacatgaaagCTTCAGAGCATCAGTaagctgcttctttttcttcactgtcAGTCTTGACCGAAACA is a window of Scomber scombrus chromosome 10, fScoSco1.1, whole genome shotgun sequence DNA encoding:
- the lemd1 gene encoding LEM domain-containing protein 1; amino-acid sequence: MPVFVEDPAHFSKSRLKSDLIAHNVALPPSKSKKEAYVELHMKHVDQKHAADFSSDEEDQVQEEEEEDPDDTEMPDPSGLTDDDLRAALLVHGVKAGPIVASTRALYEQKLRKLLQSDGHDKMNGTEKAVLYSDSEEEEENGEEDDEESGSEGAKQETVEQSEKTQKESRQVREVELLFQKGGYVYPQCFLPSSRLRARASRHREPSTKWNSGNVLKSSEQGRSRCSQIPAGISRASSVDQRSGLGSGMESQTSLSPNVDTEREFNGSNVQEHWSRSNRLDMPAVDKKNHSVYYTPEASTYERKTKLPPEPVKDIYKDLIPDTKTTLTGIHATRRRPIKGAAGRPIQYAYPDTPASPTTLERREVERRLVPIHIQILVFFIVASLLYFIYACIEDNSFNPFVALLDILSQESDIKEGLLLQAETQNRPALFGQE